In Capsicum annuum cultivar UCD-10X-F1 chromosome 11, UCD10Xv1.1, whole genome shotgun sequence, one genomic interval encodes:
- the LOC107846088 gene encoding uncharacterized protein LOC107846088, which yields MVETSSKSYWLNWRFLLLASGLVVITGTAVRIIWKYEGSPRSGKQEGDSKKKPVGFLYKDEAWTTCHKAINPAWLLAYRTIMFFFLLSMLSTDVFFNSTDIFFFYTQWTFSLVTIYFGLGSSLSIYGCILYRKGVASGKVCSVDEERNDSPTLEKNASLPDVSKDLSSDEETDDREPAGYLGYAFQIIFQICAGAVVLTDCVYWGLIYPIFLPDDLGLKFVVVGMHSLNAATLFGDVLLNSLRFPFFRLAYFVLYTCTFVVFQWIVHMCIATWWPYFFMDLAYEFAPLLYVIAGVAHLPCYGVFALVIALKCWLARLFKWLIRKLSGDKQ from the exons ATGGTAGAAACAAGCAGTAAAAGTTATTGGTTGAACTGGAGATTCTTATTATTGGCATCGGGGCTCGTCGTAATTACAGGAACTGCAGTACGCATAATATGGAAATATGAAGGTTCACCAAGGTCGGGAAAACAGGAAGGAGATAGTAAGAAGAAACCGGTTGGGTTCTTGTACAAAGACGAAGCTTGGACAACATGTCACAAAGCAATCAATCCCGCTTGGCTGCTTGCTTACAGGACAATTATGTTCTTTTTTCTCCTGTCAATGCTCTCCACGGATGTTTTTTTTAATAGTACAGATATATTCTTTTTCTATACTCA GTGGACATTCTCTTTGGTCACTATCTATTTTGGG CTAGGGTCTTCACTCTCCATCTATGGGTGTATCCTATATCGAAAGGGTGTTGCTAGTGGAAAAGTTTGTTCTGTTGATGAAGAGAGAAACGATTCTCCAACTCTCGAGAAGAATGCAAGTTTACCCGACGTATCCAAGGACTTGAGTTCCGATGAGGAAACTGATGATAGAGAACCTGCAGGTTATTTGGGCTATGcctttcaaataatttttcag ATTTGTGCGGGTGCCGTGGTTCTTACAGATTGCGTTTATTGGGGACTTATCTACCCGATTTTCTTGCCGGATGATCTCGGGTTAAAATTT GTAGTTGTTGGTATGCATTCTCTCAATGCTGCTACCCTGTTTGGCGATGTGCTTCTGAATTCTCTA CGATTCCCTTTCTTCAGGCTTGCATATTTTGTGCTTTATACATGCACATTTGTCGTATTCCAGTGGATCGTCCATATGTGTATCGCAACGTG GTGGCCTTATTTCTTCATGGATCTCGCATATGAATTCGCTCCCTTATT GTATGTGATAGCTGGTGTAGCTCATCTCCCTTGCTACGGCGTGTTTGCGTTGGTGATAGCATTGAAGTGTTGGTTAGCAAGATTGTTCAAGTGGCTGATTAGAAAGCTATCTGGAGACAAACAATGA
- the LOC107847956 gene encoding CRS2-associated factor 2, chloroplastic codes for MSILTMSLPKPNLFSNLPTTPPPTPTPHATPPPIPIPKYPKKNHPISSKPPQKPGSPIKIHHNNSKYHKPVQPGQVITSNGDRSVIVNDNGVSYRLPGAPFDFQFSYSETPKAKPVAIREPAFLPFAPPTMPRPWTGKAPMKKSKRNIKLFEPLNSESESGGGGKHYEMLKAYQFGVYEGRKKEKVLGAPLTKEEIRELLKHCIASNRQVNIGRDGLVHNMLELIHTHWRRNAVCKVRCLGVPTVDMNNLCQCLEEKTGGKIIHRVGGVVYLFRGRNYNQHTRPKYPLMLWKPATPVYPKLIQEAPEGLTKEEADELRIKGKKLPPICKLAKNGVYLTLVRDVRSAFEACPLVKIDCRGMHASDYKKLGAKLKELVPCVLLSFDDEQILMWRGKDWKPMYGNAPPVESSRIGGVTNEINSSERSGTAKDYSKADTKTRSSSPKMMSLWKNAIDSGKALLLDDIDLKPDDLLNKVEEFDSISQAIEHTYPALVLPSKHVPEQSKLTWKGSSDNDYDSDSDDEMSDDDYHEDKYYINNSFEALESSVPKGLLPVDLIIQEFSDDE; via the exons ATGTCAATTCTAACCATGTCACTACCAAAACCCAATCTTTTCTCCAATCTCCCCACCACTCcaccccctacccccaccccccacGCCACCCCACCACCCATCCCCATCCCCAAATACCCCAAAAAGAACCACCCCATTTCCTCCAAACCCCCCCAAAAACCCGGCTCACCAATCAAGATTCATCACAACAACTCCAAATACCATAAACCGGTACAGCCGGGTCAAGTCATCACTTCCAACGGCGACCGTTCAGTCATCGTTAACGATAACGGAGTTTCATATCGACTCCCCGGTGCTCCATTTGACTTCCAGTTCAGTTACTCCGAAACTCCGAAAGCTAAACCGGTTGCAATTCGTGAACCGGCTTTTTTACCATTTGCACCACCTACTATGCCTAGACCGTGGACCGGTAAAGCACCAATGAAGAAATCGAAGAGGAATATTAAGCTCTTCGAGCCGTTGAATTCTGAATCAGAAAGTGGCGGTGGTGGTAAGCATTATGAAATGCTGAAGGCGTATCAGTTCGGGGTGTATGAAGGAAGGAAGAAGGAGAAGGTTTTGGGTGCTCCGTTGACGAAGGAGGAAATAAGGGAGCTTTTGAAACATTGTATAGCTAGTAATCGACAGGTTAATATTG GTCGGGATGGATTGGTACATAACATGTTAGAGTTAATACATACCCACTGGAGAAGGAATGCTGTTTGTAAAGTTCGATGCTTAGGTGTTCCCACTGTTGATATGAACAACCTATGCCAATGCCTCGAG GAGAAGACGGGCGGAAAGATCATTCATAGAGTGGGTGGTGTAGTTTATCTCTTTCGCGGAAGGAACTACAATCAGCATACACGTCCAAAGTACCCGCTGATGTTATGGAAACCAGCTACACCAGTTTACCCAAAGCTTATACAGGAAGCTCCAGAAGGACTGACCAAAGAAGAGGCTGATGAATTACGAATCAAGGGAAAGAAGCTACCCCCTATCTGTAAATTGG CGAAAAACGGAGTCTACCTTACACTAGTGAGAGACGTGAGAAGTGCATTTGAAGCTTGTCCACTGGTGAAGATTGATTGCCGGGGGATGCATGCAAGTGATTATAAGAAGCTAGGAGCTAAGTTAAAG GAGTTGGTGCCGTGTGTGCTGTTGTCATTTGATGATGAACAGATATTGATGTGGAGAGGAAAAGACTGGAAACCTATGTACGGAAATGCCCCTCCGGTTGAGTCCTCCAGGATTGGGGGTGTCACAAATGAAATCAATTCTTCAGAACGTTCAG GCACTGCCAAAGATTATTCCAAAGCTGACACCAAAACACGGAGCTCAAGCCCTAAAATGATGTCCCTGTGGAAGAATGCAATCGATTCAGGCAAGGCATTATTGCTAGACGACATTGATCTAAAACCTGACGATCTCTTGAACAAGGTAGAGGAATTCGACAGCATTTCCCAGGCCATAGAGCACACATATCCCGCCCTGGTTTTGCCCAGTAAACATGTCCCCGAACAGTCAAAACTGACATGGAAAGGCAGCTCCGATAATGACTATGACAGCGATAGCGACGATGAGATGAGTGATGACGATTATCATGAAGATAAATATTACATTAACAACTCATTTGAAGCATTAGAGTCATCAGTTCCTAAAGGATTATTACCTGTTGACTTAATAATACAGGAGTTCAGTGATGATGAGTAA
- the LOC107847508 gene encoding probable inactive purple acid phosphatase 29 isoform X2 produces MYSPYSTKLLLIFVILSLFEVSKSSELRFDRKNGEFRILQVADMHYGDGKTTPCEDVLPEQMHSCSDLNTTDFVIRMIRAEKPHLIVFTGDNIYGFDAKDAAKSMDSAFAPAISSNIPWAAILGNHDQESTLTREGVMKHTVGMKNTLSQLNPPDIPDIDGFGNYNLEVHGIEGSELANKSVLNLYFLDSGDYSTVQSIPGYGWIKASQQFWFQRTSKKLKKAYTQNSNGMKAPAPGLAYFHIPLPEYANFDSSNFTGVRQEGISSASINSGFFTTMVEAGDVKAAFAGHDHINDFCGKLMNINLCYAGGFGYHAYGKAGWSRRARMVVASLEKTGKGGWGAVNSIKTWKRLDDEHLTTIDTQVLWSKRSAGARRKKPIGHQ; encoded by the exons ATGTATTCCCCATATTCGACAAAATTATTGCTAATTTTCGTAATTTTGAGCTTATTTGAAGTGAGTAAATCATCGGAGTTGAGATTTGATAGAAAAAATGGTGAATTTAGGATATTGCAGGTAGCAGATATGCATTATGGTGACGGTAAAACGACGCCGTGTGAAGATGTGTTGCCGGAGCAAATGCATTCGTGTTCTGATCTGAATACTACTGATTTTGTTATCAGGATGATTCGTGCTGAGAAACCTCATCTCATTGTTTTCACTG gggacaacatttatggatttgatgccAAAGATGCTGCAAAATCCATGGATTCTGCTTTTGCTCCTGCCATATCTTCAAACATACCATGGGCTGCTATACTAGGAAATCATGACCAAGAATCTACACTTACTAGGGAAGGCGTGATGAAACATACTGTTGgcatgaaaaatactttatctcagTTGAATCCTCCTGATattcctgatattgatggtttTGGGAATTATAATCTGGAAGTCCATGGAATTGAGGGTTCCGAGCTGGCTAATAAGTCCGTCCTCAATCTGTATTTCCTTGACAGTGGAGATTACTCTACTGTTCAGTCCATCCCTGGTTATGGTTGGATTAAAGCCTCTCAACAGTTCTGGTTTCAACGCACCTCTAAGAAGCTTAAG AAAGCTTACACACAGAATTCAAATGGTATGAAGGCTCCTGCTCCAGGCCTTGCTTACTTTCATATTCCGCTTCCTGAATATGCAAATTTTGACTCATCAAACTTCACTGGGGTTAGACAAGAAGGCATAAGCTCTGCTTCAATAAATTCCGGCTTCTTCACCACCATGGTGGAAGCTGGTGATGTAAAGGCCGCATTTGCAGGCCATGATCACATAAATGATTTTTGTGGCAAGTTGATGAACATAAATCTTTGCTACGCTGGAGGATTTGGATATCACGCTTATGGGAAGGCTGGATGGTCAAGGAGGGCAAGGATGGTAGTAGCATCTTTGGAGAAAACGGGGAAAGGAGGGTGGGGAGCTGTCAACTCTATTAAAACATGGAAGCGACTTGATGATGAACATCTTACTACCATCGATACTCAGGTGCTCTGGAGCAAGCGCTCTGCCG GTGCTCGCAGAAAGAAGCCTATCGGCCACCAGTAA
- the LOC107847508 gene encoding probable inactive purple acid phosphatase 29 isoform X1, which translates to MYSPYSTKLLLIFVILSLFEVSKSSELRFDRKNGEFRILQVADMHYGDGKTTPCEDVLPEQMHSCSDLNTTDFVIRMIRAEKPHLIVFTGDNIYGFDAKDAAKSMDSAFAPAISSNIPWAAILGNHDQESTLTREGVMKHTVGMKNTLSQLNPPDIPDIDGFGNYNLEVHGIEGSELANKSVLNLYFLDSGDYSTVQSIPGYGWIKASQQFWFQRTSKKLKKAYTQNSNGMKAPAPGLAYFHIPLPEYANFDSSNFTGVRQEGISSASINSGFFTTMVEAGDVKAAFAGHDHINDFCGKLMNINLCYAGGFGYHAYGKAGWSRRARMVVASLEKTGKGGWGAVNSIKTWKRLDDEHLTTIDTQVLWSKRSAGKVLKMCSQKEAYRPPVKSHITDA; encoded by the exons ATGTATTCCCCATATTCGACAAAATTATTGCTAATTTTCGTAATTTTGAGCTTATTTGAAGTGAGTAAATCATCGGAGTTGAGATTTGATAGAAAAAATGGTGAATTTAGGATATTGCAGGTAGCAGATATGCATTATGGTGACGGTAAAACGACGCCGTGTGAAGATGTGTTGCCGGAGCAAATGCATTCGTGTTCTGATCTGAATACTACTGATTTTGTTATCAGGATGATTCGTGCTGAGAAACCTCATCTCATTGTTTTCACTG gggacaacatttatggatttgatgccAAAGATGCTGCAAAATCCATGGATTCTGCTTTTGCTCCTGCCATATCTTCAAACATACCATGGGCTGCTATACTAGGAAATCATGACCAAGAATCTACACTTACTAGGGAAGGCGTGATGAAACATACTGTTGgcatgaaaaatactttatctcagTTGAATCCTCCTGATattcctgatattgatggtttTGGGAATTATAATCTGGAAGTCCATGGAATTGAGGGTTCCGAGCTGGCTAATAAGTCCGTCCTCAATCTGTATTTCCTTGACAGTGGAGATTACTCTACTGTTCAGTCCATCCCTGGTTATGGTTGGATTAAAGCCTCTCAACAGTTCTGGTTTCAACGCACCTCTAAGAAGCTTAAG AAAGCTTACACACAGAATTCAAATGGTATGAAGGCTCCTGCTCCAGGCCTTGCTTACTTTCATATTCCGCTTCCTGAATATGCAAATTTTGACTCATCAAACTTCACTGGGGTTAGACAAGAAGGCATAAGCTCTGCTTCAATAAATTCCGGCTTCTTCACCACCATGGTGGAAGCTGGTGATGTAAAGGCCGCATTTGCAGGCCATGATCACATAAATGATTTTTGTGGCAAGTTGATGAACATAAATCTTTGCTACGCTGGAGGATTTGGATATCACGCTTATGGGAAGGCTGGATGGTCAAGGAGGGCAAGGATGGTAGTAGCATCTTTGGAGAAAACGGGGAAAGGAGGGTGGGGAGCTGTCAACTCTATTAAAACATGGAAGCGACTTGATGATGAACATCTTACTACCATCGATACTCAGGTGCTCTGGAGCAAGCGCTCTGCCGGTAAGGTTCTGAAAAT GTGCTCGCAGAAAGAAGCCTATCGGCCACCAGTAAAAAGTCATATTACTGATGCATGA
- the LOC107847509 gene encoding ribosome production factor 1: MGRKRKSEDGERENEEEEEKSMKVKRVKEKEFKESMRSSMIKNKEKRSAVHAKLKQQKKMEKRKKVKAREAAEKKALELGEEPPPKMVPRTIENTRELDETICLPDDEELFAGNDVDEFSAVLRKDRSPKVLITTSRYNSTRGPAFIADLISVIPDAHYYKRGTYDLKKIVQYANEKEFTSVIVVHTNRREPDALLIIGLPDGPTAHFKLSKLMLRKDIKNHGKPTSHKPELVLTNFTTRLGHRVGRMIQSLFPQDPEFRGRRVVTFHNQRDFIFFRHHRYIFETKEDKQKDSKGKKSKVEKNPQERTIARLQECGPRFTLKLISLQHGTFDTKGGEYEWVHKPEMDTSRRRFFL, encoded by the exons ATGGGGCGAAAACGAAAGAGCGAAGATGGAGAAAGGGAgaacgaagaagaagaagagaaatcaATGAAAGTTAaaagggtcaaagagaaggagtTTAAAGAAAGCATGCGATCTTCAATGATAAAGAACAAGGAGAAAAGATCAGCTGTACATGCTAAGTTGAAGCAACAGAAGAAGATGGAGAAGAGGAAAAAGGTTAAAGCTCGTGAAGCTGCTGAGAAAAAAGCACTGGAGCTAGGTGAAGAG CCTCCACCGAAGATGGTACCTCGTACTATTGAGAATACAAGGGAGTTGGATGAGACTATTTGTTTACCTGATGATGAAGAG CTATTTGCCGGCAACGATGTTGATGAATTTAGTGCAGTTCTGAGGAAGGATCGTAGTCCGAAAGTATTGATTACAACATCCCGTTACAACTCTACA AGAGGACCTGCATTTATTGCCGATCTTATTTCTGTGATTCCTGATGCTCATTACTATAAACGAGGGACTTATGACCTGAAAAAG ATTGTCCAATATGCAAATGAGAAGGAGTTTACTTCTGTTATTGTAGTCCACACCAATCGCCGTGAACCAG ATGCTCTTCTCATCATTGGTTTACCTGATGGACCTACTGCTCATTTCAAGCTCTCAAAGCTCATGCTACGGAAGGATATCAAG AATCATGGAAAGCCAACTAGTCACAAGCCTGAGCTAGTTTTAACCAACTTCACAACACGTTTAGGGCATCGAGTTGGGAG GATGATACAGTCACTCTTTCCACAAGACCCCGAATTTCGTGGCCGTCGAGTTGTGACCTTTCACAACCAGCGTGATTTCATATTCTTTCGCCATCATCG CTACATTTTTGAAACCAAAGAGGACAAACAGaaagattcaaaaggtaaaaaAAGCAAAGTTGAGAAGAACCCACAAGAAAGGACAATTGCGCGTCTTCAG GAATGTGGTCCGCGATTTACTCTCAAATTAATCAGTCTCCAACATGGTACTTTTGATACCAAGGGCGGGGAATATGAATGGGTTCACAAG CCGGAGATGGATACAAGTCGACGGAGATTTTTCTTGTGA